A genome region from Pseudoalteromonas tetraodonis includes the following:
- the yghU gene encoding glutathione-dependent disulfide-bond oxidoreductase — MSENNEYTPPKVWTWDSESGGKFANINRPIAGATHDKTLPIGEHPFQLYSLATPNGQKVSIMFEELLELGLTDAEYDAYLINIGEGDQFGSDFVDINPNSKIPALMDHSTTPPTRIFESGAILQYLGEKFDAFIPNDLKAKTECRNWLFWQMGSAPYLGGGFGHFYSYAPSKMQYPIDRFTMETKRQLDVLNRHLSDNEYMAGSEYSIADIAIWPWYGSLVLGDLYDAAEFLDVASYTHVVRWAKQVAARPGVKRGRRVNRTWGPEEEQMAERHTAQDFK, encoded by the coding sequence ATGAGTGAAAACAACGAATACACCCCGCCTAAAGTATGGACATGGGACAGTGAAAGTGGTGGCAAATTTGCTAATATAAATCGCCCCATTGCAGGCGCTACTCATGACAAAACACTACCGATTGGCGAACATCCATTTCAGCTTTATTCGCTGGCAACACCCAATGGCCAAAAAGTTAGTATTATGTTTGAAGAGCTTTTAGAACTTGGTTTAACCGATGCTGAATACGATGCGTATTTAATTAATATTGGTGAAGGCGATCAGTTTGGCTCTGACTTTGTTGATATCAACCCGAACTCAAAAATACCCGCGCTGATGGATCATTCAACCACACCGCCAACACGCATATTTGAGTCAGGTGCTATTTTACAATACCTAGGCGAAAAGTTTGATGCCTTTATTCCTAACGATCTCAAAGCCAAAACAGAGTGTCGTAACTGGCTATTTTGGCAAATGGGCTCAGCACCTTACTTAGGCGGTGGGTTTGGCCACTTTTACAGTTATGCACCGAGTAAAATGCAATACCCGATTGACCGCTTTACCATGGAAACTAAGCGCCAGCTTGATGTACTAAACCGCCATTTAAGTGACAATGAATACATGGCAGGCAGTGAATATTCAATTGCCGACATTGCTATTTGGCCGTGGTATGGCTCACTGGTTTTAGGTGACCTATACGACGCGGCAGAGTTTTTAGATGTTGCATCTTATACCCATGTGGTTCGTTGGGCTAAACAAGTGGCTGCACGCCCAGGCGTAAAACGAGGTCGTCGCGTTAATCGTACGTGGGGCCCGGAAGAAGAGCAAATGGCAGAGCGCCACACGGCCCAAGACTTTAAATAA
- a CDS encoding rhomboid family intramembrane serine protease: MATKPNTLSLITSTRFAIFSIIIICFVLQLINSLPGINLNGLGIYPRSIQGLVGILCAPFLHGSWWHFASNMLPFAVLSWLICQYSVQRFYSVFIFTALVGGLLVWMFARSNIHVGLSGVIYGLWGFILCYGIVRRSFKSIFTAVIVAFLYSGFIWGVLPQRFHISFESHFFGALSGLFLGYKLAKADKLKDQQATTKTRV; encoded by the coding sequence ATGGCCACTAAACCAAACACGCTTTCACTTATTACCAGTACCCGTTTTGCTATTTTTAGCATTATTATTATTTGTTTTGTATTGCAGCTTATTAATAGCCTACCTGGCATTAATTTAAACGGTTTAGGTATTTATCCCAGAAGTATTCAAGGGCTGGTTGGTATTCTTTGTGCTCCCTTTTTACACGGTAGCTGGTGGCATTTTGCCAGTAATATGTTGCCATTTGCTGTATTAAGCTGGTTAATTTGCCAGTACAGCGTACAGCGCTTTTATAGTGTATTTATATTCACCGCTTTAGTAGGTGGCCTATTAGTTTGGATGTTTGCCCGCAGTAATATTCATGTGGGTCTAAGCGGTGTCATCTATGGTTTGTGGGGCTTTATTTTATGCTATGGCATTGTAAGACGTTCATTTAAATCGATTTTTACTGCTGTTATCGTAGCATTTTTATACAGTGGCTTTATCTGGGGCGTATTACCGCAGCGTTTTCATATCTCGTTTGAGAGCCATTTTTTTGGTGCATTAAGTGGATTGTTTTTAGGCTATAAACTAGCAAAAGCAGATAAATTAAAAGATCAGCAGGCAACAACTAAAACACGCGTTTAA
- a CDS encoding type 1 glutamine amidotransferase domain-containing protein, producing MAKKILMVLTSHAELGNTGEKTGFWVEEFAAPYYAFVDAGIKVTLASPNGGQPPIDPTSTLDDFQTEATKRYDADSGAQTLMANTKVLSEVNSSDYDAVFYPGGHGPLWDLVDNTDSVSLIESFIKEQKPVAGVCHASAVFLNVKDADGNALVAGKKVTGFTNSEEAAVQLTDIVPFLVEDELIKKGGDYQKTDDWGVLALEDGLLITGQNPASSELAAKKLLTKLG from the coding sequence ATGGCTAAAAAAATACTAATGGTTCTTACATCACATGCAGAGCTTGGTAACACAGGCGAAAAAACTGGTTTTTGGGTAGAAGAATTTGCAGCCCCTTATTACGCATTTGTTGATGCAGGTATTAAAGTAACATTGGCTTCTCCAAACGGCGGTCAGCCACCGATTGACCCAACTAGTACACTTGATGATTTTCAAACTGAGGCAACCAAACGTTACGATGCAGACAGTGGTGCACAAACACTGATGGCAAATACCAAGGTTTTAAGCGAAGTAAACTCTTCTGATTACGACGCCGTATTTTACCCTGGTGGTCACGGCCCTTTATGGGATTTAGTCGATAACACCGATTCTGTATCGCTCATTGAAAGCTTTATTAAAGAGCAAAAACCAGTCGCTGGCGTGTGTCATGCAAGTGCGGTATTTTTAAATGTTAAAGACGCTGATGGCAATGCATTAGTCGCCGGTAAAAAAGTAACGGGCTTTACTAACAGCGAAGAAGCTGCTGTACAACTTACTGACATTGTTCCATTTTTAGTTGAAGACGAACTTATCAAAAAAGGTGGCGATTACCAAAAAACCGATGACTGGGGCGTACTTGCTCTAGAAGATGGTTTATTGATCACCGGTCAAAACCCAGCAAGCTCAGAACTTGCAGCTAAAAAGCTATTAACTAAACTAGGTTAA
- a CDS encoding LysR family transcriptional regulator — protein sequence MKVSFEQLKSMVVFAQIVEQGSLTAAAKQLGLTRAVASYHLKKLETQLEVTLLNRSTRTMALTEAGMAYYERCRVITEQANAANQQIENIKSEPQGLLKISCPVNVGMQLIVPAINTFKRQYPKIDIDLQLTDDVVDIIKHGFDFAIRGVALRDSNLQATKLTTMSTCICGAPDYFAHFGKPTTPDELVKHQWVVYQLGSKTLTLQKEGKKVDITMQGSLSTNNAAARTAFVEAGHGLGRIPLYDAWPKVQAGLLQIILDDYKSKDIELYGVFPPGAAGSKKLRLFIDYLKAYFVKQHTALGMLK from the coding sequence ATGAAAGTCTCGTTTGAACAGTTAAAAAGCATGGTGGTATTTGCACAAATTGTAGAGCAGGGCAGCTTAACTGCAGCGGCAAAACAATTAGGGCTGACCCGTGCCGTAGCGAGTTATCACTTAAAAAAATTAGAAACACAGCTCGAAGTGACGCTACTTAACCGTTCTACCCGCACTATGGCGTTAACCGAAGCCGGAATGGCCTATTATGAGCGTTGCCGTGTTATTACAGAGCAAGCTAATGCCGCTAATCAGCAAATAGAAAATATAAAAAGCGAACCCCAAGGGCTATTAAAAATAAGCTGCCCCGTAAATGTGGGGATGCAGTTGATTGTACCGGCAATAAATACCTTTAAGCGCCAGTACCCTAAAATTGATATAGATTTACAGCTCACGGATGACGTTGTGGATATTATTAAGCACGGGTTTGATTTTGCGATTAGAGGGGTTGCACTGCGCGATTCGAACTTACAAGCCACTAAGCTCACTACTATGAGCACGTGTATTTGTGGTGCGCCCGATTATTTTGCGCATTTTGGCAAACCCACTACACCCGATGAGTTGGTAAAGCATCAGTGGGTGGTTTATCAATTAGGTAGTAAAACGCTGACCTTACAAAAAGAAGGCAAAAAGGTCGATATTACAATGCAAGGTAGTTTAAGCACCAATAACGCTGCTGCACGCACTGCGTTTGTAGAGGCGGGGCATGGTCTTGGCCGTATTCCACTTTACGATGCATGGCCAAAAGTACAAGCGGGTTTGCTGCAAATTATACTTGATGATTATAAAAGCAAAGACATTGAGCTTTATGGGGTGTTCCCGCCTGGGGCGGCGGGCTCTAAAAAACTGCGTTTGTTTATTGATTATTTAAAAGCGTATTTTGTAAAGCAACATACCGCATTAGGTATGCTTAAATAA
- a CDS encoding dienelactone hydrolase family protein, which translates to MIIQHHHADLPTPTGLMRTTVYRPHAHGQFPAIIFYSEIFQQTAPIARSAAILASHGFVVLVPEVFHELNPIGTVLAYDDAGKDKGNKDKWAKPLESHDSDTQALIDFVQTHDYCTGSVGAMGVCIGGHLAYRAALNPAIKAAFCLYATDIHSDTLPAHKGNNSFERMADIQGEIHFIWGKQDPHVPQQGRDKIYQQAVSTGINYQWQEVNAQHAFMRDEGERYDAALAITMYQQAVALFNRVL; encoded by the coding sequence ATGATCATCCAACACCACCATGCTGACTTGCCTACCCCAACGGGGTTAATGCGCACTACAGTTTATCGCCCACACGCTCACGGGCAATTCCCAGCCATTATTTTTTACTCTGAGATTTTTCAGCAAACCGCGCCTATTGCTCGCAGCGCCGCTATTTTAGCAAGCCATGGTTTTGTGGTACTTGTGCCAGAAGTTTTTCATGAGCTTAACCCTATCGGGACAGTGCTTGCTTATGACGATGCGGGTAAAGATAAAGGCAATAAAGATAAATGGGCAAAACCGCTTGAATCTCACGACAGCGATACCCAAGCGTTAATCGACTTTGTGCAAACACACGATTATTGTACTGGCTCTGTGGGTGCAATGGGTGTTTGTATTGGTGGGCATTTAGCTTATAGGGCCGCATTAAACCCCGCAATAAAAGCCGCTTTTTGCTTATATGCCACTGATATTCATAGCGATACTCTTCCCGCACATAAAGGGAATAATTCATTTGAACGTATGGCCGATATACAAGGTGAAATCCACTTTATTTGGGGAAAACAAGACCCTCATGTGCCACAACAAGGTCGCGACAAAATTTATCAACAAGCGGTTAGTACGGGTATTAATTACCAATGGCAAGAAGTGAACGCGCAACATGCCTTTATGCGTGATGAAGGCGAGCGGTACGACGCAGCACTTGCTATCACCATGTATCAACAAGCCGTTGCTTTGTTTAACCGAGTGCTTTAA
- a CDS encoding glycerophosphodiester phosphodiesterase family protein, which produces MKRIPFLTTFLLLSSLTGCDDDVKIVEKEVVVTNTNVEIVEVPTPVIVEVAQGTNTQLGTRPDYLIDDMADSALKTKLESCKEGPFYRTDFSIGHRGAPMQYPEHTKESYIAAARMGAGVVECDVTFTNDKELVCRHSQCDLHTTTNILAIPTLAAKCSEPFTPANSNSGTPASAKCCTSDISLAEFLTLEGKMDGANTSATNVSDYMKGTPSWRTDLYATSGTLMTHKQSIALFKELGVKMTPELKSPQVSMPFNGMTQTQYAQKMLNEYTQMEVPASRVYPQSFNLADVKYWINTNPEFAAQSVYLDGRDSNAGFDPNNAATWQPSMAELVNDGVKIIAPPIWMLLSIDNNSNIVPSQYAIDAKAAGLNIIAWSLERSGPLNQGGGYYYQSISDVIDNDGDMFTVVDVLAQDVGVMGIFSDWPATVSYYASCNNMPASI; this is translated from the coding sequence ATGAAGCGCATACCTTTTCTGACAACTTTTTTATTATTAAGCTCACTTACTGGCTGTGATGACGATGTAAAAATAGTCGAAAAAGAAGTGGTTGTTACCAACACTAACGTTGAAATTGTTGAAGTACCTACCCCGGTTATTGTTGAAGTAGCTCAAGGCACCAATACGCAACTAGGTACTCGCCCCGACTACTTAATTGACGATATGGCTGACAGCGCACTAAAAACAAAATTAGAATCGTGCAAAGAAGGTCCTTTTTATCGTACTGATTTTTCAATTGGTCACCGCGGTGCTCCAATGCAATACCCAGAACACACTAAAGAATCTTATATTGCAGCCGCTCGCATGGGAGCAGGTGTTGTCGAATGCGATGTCACCTTTACCAATGATAAAGAGCTAGTATGTCGTCATTCTCAGTGCGACTTGCACACCACCACCAATATTTTAGCCATTCCAACATTGGCTGCTAAATGTAGTGAGCCATTTACCCCTGCAAACTCTAACAGTGGCACGCCTGCTTCAGCTAAATGTTGTACCAGTGATATTAGTTTGGCAGAATTTTTAACTCTTGAGGGCAAGATGGATGGCGCAAACACCAGTGCCACCAATGTTAGCGATTACATGAAAGGTACACCCAGTTGGCGCACTGACTTATACGCCACCTCTGGCACACTCATGACCCACAAACAAAGTATTGCACTCTTTAAAGAGCTGGGAGTAAAAATGACCCCAGAGCTTAAATCCCCTCAAGTGAGTATGCCCTTTAACGGTATGACCCAAACGCAATACGCACAAAAAATGCTGAATGAATACACGCAAATGGAAGTACCCGCTTCGCGAGTGTATCCGCAATCATTTAATTTAGCTGACGTAAAATATTGGATTAATACTAATCCTGAATTTGCAGCGCAGAGTGTCTATTTAGATGGGCGCGACAGCAATGCAGGGTTTGATCCAAACAACGCTGCAACATGGCAGCCATCTATGGCAGAGCTCGTAAACGACGGCGTTAAAATTATTGCGCCACCCATATGGATGCTATTAAGCATAGATAACAACAGTAATATTGTCCCCTCACAGTATGCTATTGATGCTAAAGCCGCGGGGCTTAATATTATTGCGTGGAGTCTTGAGCGCTCAGGCCCTCTAAATCAAGGTGGCGGTTATTATTATCAGTCAATTAGTGATGTTATAGATAACGATGGCGATATGTTCACTGTGGTTGATGTGTTAGCGCAAGACGTAGGTGTAATGGGTATCTTTTCCGATTGGCCAGCAACCGTAAGTTACTATGCTAGCTGTAATAACATGCCTGCAAGTATTTAG
- a CDS encoding carboxylate/amino acid/amine transporter, whose amino-acid sequence MSVMGYLFAVTLLWAFSFSLIGVYLAGQVDAWFSVLIRVALAALVFLPFLKKTPTPLACKLMLIGALQLGVMYGFYYHSFLFLSVPEVLLFTVMTPLYITLLNDALNKQFNPQFFIVAFIAVLGAITIRYENLDSNFLVGLLLVQGANISFAIGQVTYKRLMLNKQLDDKTVFGWFFIGALIVASACYALFGDLNKLPSTSTQWGILIYLGIVASGLGYFMWNKGATLVNVGALAVMNNLLIPAGIIVNVLIWNRDADLLRLSIGGGVMLVALVVNQIITKSAN is encoded by the coding sequence ATGAGTGTTATGGGCTATTTATTTGCAGTTACCCTTCTTTGGGCGTTTTCGTTTAGTTTAATTGGTGTGTATTTAGCAGGCCAAGTTGACGCATGGTTTAGTGTGTTAATTCGTGTGGCTTTAGCAGCGTTAGTATTTTTGCCTTTTTTAAAGAAAACCCCCACCCCGCTTGCATGTAAACTCATGCTGATAGGCGCACTGCAACTGGGGGTTATGTATGGCTTTTATTACCACTCATTTTTGTTTTTAAGTGTGCCTGAGGTGCTGTTATTTACTGTAATGACCCCGCTTTACATTACGCTTTTAAACGATGCGCTAAATAAACAGTTTAATCCGCAGTTTTTTATCGTTGCGTTTATTGCCGTACTAGGTGCTATTACCATTCGTTATGAAAACTTAGACAGTAACTTTTTAGTCGGATTATTACTGGTTCAAGGCGCTAATATTAGTTTTGCCATCGGCCAAGTAACCTACAAACGATTAATGCTTAATAAACAACTCGATGATAAAACCGTATTTGGTTGGTTTTTTATTGGCGCACTAATTGTTGCAAGCGCCTGTTACGCCTTATTTGGTGATCTTAACAAATTACCAAGTACCTCAACTCAATGGGGCATACTTATTTATTTAGGTATTGTGGCCTCTGGTTTAGGCTACTTTATGTGGAATAAAGGCGCGACGCTTGTCAATGTTGGTGCGCTGGCGGTGATGAACAACTTACTTATTCCTGCCGGTATAATTGTTAATGTGCTTATTTGGAATCGAGACGCTGACCTACTTAGATTAAGCATTGGCGGGGGAGTGATGCTAGTTGCCTTAGTGGTAAACCAAATAATAACTAAATCAGCAAATTAA
- a CDS encoding M3 family metallopeptidase, with translation MRKTLIATTIASALLLSACSSESTQETKQQSTAQVQDINASNVLFKPSPLQYMAPEFDKFGTTEYEAAFDAGIAQHNAEILAIANNPAPATFENTLVEMELAGELLNRASAAFYNLSGLISNDEYQRIDKKMAPVFSAHSDDIYLNGALFKRVQTVYDNKDKLSAEDQRLVDFYYKQFVKAGAKLNDAEKAKMREINAELAKLSTEFSQNVLKSFKEDVILVTDKSKLAGLSEGEIAGLAAAAEKAGKDGYMITLVNTTQQPILASLENRELREQIFKASTNRAAKTNGPIIIKETNLRAQKAELLGFKDWASYVMTSRMAQTTDNVYGILDDLAPKAVEKAKAEAQAIQKVINDSGENFELKPWDWSFYAEKVRAEKYDLDPALVKPYFEMQSVIHNGLFFAMEKLYGITFKERKDLPVYHDDVMAFEVFNADGSAIGLFYMDPYAREGKRGGAWMSAYVSQSGLKGTKPVIYNAQNIPKPAEGEPTLMTFDEVSTMFHEFGHAAHGLFSDVKYPSLAGTATARDFVEFPSQAHEDWMIEPTVLANYAKHYKTGEPIPQALLDKVLESQKFNQGFGTTEYLAAALLDMEWHSFGSDKKVTDVQQFESDALKAHGIDYYPVPPRYKSNYFSHTFAGGYSAGYYAYLWTEVFAADAFAHMENNGGLTRENGDKFRKEILSKGNSRDLMQSYIEFRGQKPTTDALLKRRGLVD, from the coding sequence ATGCGTAAAACACTGATTGCCACTACGATTGCTAGTGCACTTTTATTATCTGCCTGTTCTTCTGAAAGCACCCAAGAAACAAAACAACAAAGCACAGCACAAGTTCAAGACATTAACGCAAGCAATGTGTTGTTCAAACCAAGTCCACTTCAATACATGGCACCTGAGTTTGATAAGTTTGGTACGACTGAATACGAAGCCGCATTTGATGCAGGGATTGCACAGCACAATGCAGAAATATTGGCAATTGCCAACAACCCAGCGCCAGCCACTTTTGAAAACACTTTAGTTGAAATGGAACTGGCAGGCGAGCTACTAAACCGCGCATCAGCTGCGTTTTATAACTTATCTGGCCTTATCTCAAACGATGAATACCAACGTATTGATAAAAAAATGGCGCCAGTTTTCTCGGCTCACTCTGATGACATTTATTTAAATGGTGCATTGTTTAAACGTGTACAAACGGTATACGACAATAAAGATAAGTTAAGCGCTGAAGATCAACGCCTAGTCGATTTTTACTACAAACAGTTTGTAAAAGCCGGTGCAAAATTAAACGATGCTGAAAAAGCAAAAATGCGTGAAATCAACGCAGAGCTTGCAAAACTATCAACTGAGTTTTCTCAAAACGTATTAAAATCGTTTAAAGAAGATGTCATTTTAGTAACAGATAAAAGCAAATTAGCGGGTTTATCTGAAGGTGAAATTGCCGGTCTTGCAGCCGCTGCTGAAAAAGCAGGCAAAGATGGCTACATGATCACCTTAGTGAACACCACGCAACAACCTATTTTAGCAAGCCTTGAAAATCGCGAACTACGTGAGCAAATTTTTAAAGCATCAACCAATCGTGCTGCTAAAACAAATGGCCCTATCATTATTAAAGAAACTAACCTGCGCGCACAAAAAGCAGAACTGTTAGGCTTTAAAGATTGGGCTTCTTATGTAATGACTTCACGCATGGCGCAAACTACTGATAACGTGTACGGCATTTTAGATGACTTAGCGCCAAAAGCCGTTGAAAAAGCGAAAGCAGAAGCACAAGCAATTCAAAAAGTAATTAATGATTCGGGTGAAAACTTTGAACTTAAACCATGGGATTGGTCTTTCTACGCAGAAAAAGTACGCGCTGAAAAATACGACCTAGATCCAGCCTTAGTTAAGCCTTATTTTGAAATGCAGTCGGTTATCCATAACGGCCTGTTCTTCGCTATGGAAAAACTTTACGGTATTACCTTTAAAGAGCGTAAAGACCTGCCGGTTTACCACGACGATGTAATGGCATTTGAAGTATTTAACGCCGATGGCAGCGCCATTGGTTTATTTTACATGGACCCATATGCACGTGAAGGTAAGCGTGGCGGTGCATGGATGAGTGCATACGTAAGCCAAAGCGGCTTAAAAGGCACTAAACCTGTCATTTACAACGCACAAAACATTCCAAAGCCGGCTGAAGGCGAGCCAACACTCATGACGTTTGATGAAGTATCAACTATGTTCCACGAGTTTGGTCATGCGGCACACGGTTTATTCTCTGACGTTAAATACCCAAGCCTGGCAGGTACTGCAACAGCACGTGACTTTGTTGAATTTCCATCACAAGCACACGAAGATTGGATGATTGAACCAACGGTACTTGCTAACTACGCTAAACATTACAAAACTGGAGAGCCAATTCCTCAAGCACTACTTGATAAAGTACTTGAGTCGCAAAAGTTCAACCAAGGTTTTGGTACCACTGAATATTTAGCAGCAGCACTACTGGATATGGAATGGCACTCATTTGGTTCTGATAAGAAAGTAACTGACGTACAGCAGTTTGAAAGTGACGCATTAAAGGCACATGGTATTGATTACTACCCTGTTCCACCGCGTTATAAATCAAACTACTTTAGCCATACGTTTGCAGGTGGTTACTCAGCGGGTTACTACGCTTACCTGTGGACTGAAGTATTTGCAGCCGATGCGTTTGCTCACATGGAAAACAACGGTGGCTTAACGCGCGAAAATGGCGATAAGTTCCGTAAAGAGATCCTATCAAAAGGTAATAGCCGTGACTTAATGCAAAGCTACATTGAGTTTAGAGGCCAAAAACCAACCACTGACGCCCTGCTTAAGCGCCGTGGTTTAGTTGATTAA
- a CDS encoding mechanosensitive ion channel family protein has product MNLEQINHILAFVLFSYNDIHITVAKVIQVPLILFTMWVVVTQIGKLIKKSLLARKMSPDAVHLFTRFYFILSIAILLFTSLEVLNIPLTAFAFVSGAIAIGVGFGAQNIINNFISGWILMWERPIRIGDFLEVGTAKGVVETINTRSTRIRRNDGVHMLIPNSQLLENTVTNWTLIDGNARSSVSVGVAYGSDVLLVKKLIQQVLDEHEAILATPQSTVLFDDFADSSLVFNAIFWVCAESETRLRQVRSDIRFSIYEVFEQHDVVIAFPQRDIHIDGEIALTRSLVKK; this is encoded by the coding sequence ATGAACTTAGAACAAATTAATCACATTCTCGCCTTCGTATTGTTTAGCTACAACGACATTCACATTACCGTGGCAAAAGTAATTCAAGTGCCGCTAATTTTGTTTACTATGTGGGTTGTGGTGACTCAGATTGGCAAGTTAATTAAAAAGTCATTACTTGCACGAAAAATGAGCCCAGATGCAGTACATTTATTCACGCGTTTTTATTTTATTTTAAGTATTGCGATTTTACTTTTTACCTCCCTTGAGGTGCTCAACATTCCACTAACCGCATTTGCCTTTGTATCGGGTGCTATTGCCATTGGTGTAGGGTTCGGTGCACAAAATATTATTAATAACTTTATTAGTGGCTGGATATTAATGTGGGAGCGGCCAATCCGTATTGGTGACTTTTTAGAGGTTGGCACTGCAAAAGGGGTGGTTGAAACCATTAATACTCGCTCTACTCGTATTCGCAGGAACGACGGTGTTCATATGCTAATACCCAATAGCCAGTTATTAGAAAACACTGTAACCAACTGGACGCTTATTGACGGTAATGCGCGCTCATCTGTGAGCGTAGGCGTAGCTTATGGCTCTGATGTATTACTGGTTAAAAAGTTAATTCAGCAAGTATTAGATGAACATGAGGCAATATTGGCAACGCCTCAATCAACCGTATTGTTTGATGACTTTGCCGACAGCTCGCTGGTCTTTAATGCTATTTTTTGGGTGTGCGCTGAATCTGAAACTCGCTTAAGACAAGTGCGCAGTGATATTCGCTTTAGTATTTATGAAGTGTTTGAACAACACGATGTGGTGATTGCATTCCCGCAGCGAGATATTCATATTGATGGTGAAATTGCACTGACGCGTTCTTTAGTGAAAAAGTAG